One Ananas comosus cultivar F153 linkage group 23, ASM154086v1, whole genome shotgun sequence genomic window carries:
- the LOC109727871 gene encoding metallothionein-like protein 2A, whose amino-acid sequence MSCCGGNCGCGSGCNCGSGCGGCKMYPDLSERSTASATTVIGVASMKGHLEGFEMVAEVEDGGCKCGSNCTCDPCNC is encoded by the exons atgtcTTGCTGTGGAGGAAATTGTGGGTGTGGCTCTGGGTGCAACTGTGGCAGTGGATGTGGAGG ATGCAAGATGTATCCTGACTTATCTGAGAGGAGCACCGCCTCGGCAACCACGGTCATTGGAGTTGCATCTATGAAGGG GCACCTTGAAGGATTTGAGATGGTTGCTGAAGTTGAAGATGGAGGGTGCAAGTGTGGATCTAACTGCACCTGTGATCCTTGCAACTGCTAA
- the LOC109728325 gene encoding vegetative cell wall protein gp1-like: MKDHIYIGRCPPSLRPPPRPSPDLAIGGCRFFRPPSLRPPSRLLPRSRDPVTPILPHSPSPSVAAAFSAAPSPIGGANLVHRHPLTDLVIGGADLAAPPSPPSVRPPPPLPSSPISRLVAPILPPRAAAPPSLRLLPFVRPLRRCSPSDLTIGGADRGGGRQRRRGNWGSKIGEVAWSNSSAFVGYTPHRPPPPRPFTPLLNLWWRQGPENESYVPPPLNLWWRQGPENQVRPAPPQSYGGGQEPENESTSRILKKSSKRRCSVPMAAAVAPPSQWTRRPSRFCDRLAPILAAPVALLSLRPSPSPLPIS, from the coding sequence ATGAAAGATCACATATATATCGGTCGGTGCCCCCCGTCGTTACGGCCTCCTCCGCGCCCCTCCCCCGATCTTGCGATCGGTGGGTGCCGATTCTTCCGCCCTCCGTCGCTGCGACCTCCTTCGCGCCTTCTCCCCCGATCTCGCGATCCGGTGACGCCGATCTTGCCGCACTCGCCGTCCCCTTCTGTCGCTGCGGCCTTCTCCGCTGCCCCCTCCCCGATCGGTGGCGCCAATCTTGTGCACCGCCACCCCCTCACCGATCTTGTGATTGGTGGCGCCGATCTTGCCGCACCGCCGTCCCCTCCGTCGGTGCGGCCTCCTCCACCCCTCCCTTCCTCCCCGATCTCGCGATTGGTGGCGCCGATCTTGCcgccccgcgccgccgcccctCCGTCACTGCGACTCCTCCCGTTTGTGCGGCCTCTCCGTCGCTGCAGCCCCTCCGATCTCACGATCGGTGGCGCCGACCGCGGAGGAGGCCGCCAACGACGGAGGGGCAACTGGGGCAGCAAGATCGGCGAGGTGGCATGGTCTAATTCTTCAGCATTTGTGGGATACACGCCCCACCGCCCGCCTCCTCCTCGACCTTTCACCCCCCTTCTCAATCTATGGTGGCGTCAGGGACCCGAAAACGAAAGTTACGTCCCGCCCCCTCTCAATCTATGGTGGCGTCAGGGACCCGAAAACCAAGTGCGTCCCGCCCCTCCTCAATCTTATGGTGGCGGTCAGGAACCCGAAAATGAAAGTACGTCCcgtattttgaaaaaaagttcaaaaagaCGTTGCTCTGTTCCCAtggccgccgccgtcgcccctCCGTCGCAGTGGACTCGTCGCCCCTCCCGATTCTGCGATCGGTTGGCGCCGATTCTTGCTGCACCCGTCGCCCTTCTGTCGCTGCGGCCTTCTCCGTCGCCCCTTCCCATCTCGTGA
- the LOC109728404 gene encoding transcription factor AS1, translating to MKERQRWRAEEDAILRAYVRQYGPREWHLVAQRMNAPHLRRDAKSCLERWKNYLRPGIKKGSLTEEEQRLVIRLQAKHGNKWKRIAAELPGRTAKRLGKWWEVFKEKQQRQELRDTSRHHNSSAAASAADASAEQGKYDRILESFAEKLVRERAIPPAPLLMAAPLLPPWLSNSNNARASSPSVTLTLSPSTVPPPPPPIPWLQADRSNSPHPPAALMVEGRVLSELVSCCREVDEGYQALMAHKKEAAWRLKRVELQLESEKASKRREKMEEIEAKVRALREEQRLAMERIDAEYREQIAGLRRDADAKEQKLVEQWAAKHVRLSKFLEQVGSSGGGCGRPWPPTGREE from the coding sequence ATGAAGGAGCGGCAGCGCTGGCGCGCTGAGGAGGACGCGATCCTGCGGGCGTACGTGCGGCAGTACGGGCCGCGCGAGTGGCACCTGGTGGCCCAGCGCATGAACGCGCCGCACCTCCGCCGCGACGCCAAGTCCTGCCTGGAGCGCTGGAAGAACTACCTCCGGCCGGGCATCAAGAAGGGCTCGCTGACCGAGGAGGAGCAGCGCCTCGTCATCCGCCTGCAGGCCAAGCACGGCAACAAGTGGAAGCGCATCGCCGCCGAGCTCCCCGGCCGCACCGCCAAGCGCCTCGGCAAGTGGTGGGAGGTCTTCAAGGAGAAGCAGCAGCGCCAGGAGCTCCGCGACACCTCCCGCCACCACaattcctccgccgccgcctccgccgccgacgcctcCGCCGAGCAGGGCAAGTACGACCGCATCCTCGAGAGCTTCGCCGAGAAGCTCGTCAGGGAGCGCGCCATCCCCCCCGCCCCGCTGCTCATGGCGGCGCCGCTGCTCCCCCCCTGGCTCTCCAATTCCAACAACGCCAGGGCCTCTTCGCCCTCCGTCACGCTCACGCTCTCGCCCTCCACCgtgccgccgcccccgcccccgatACCGTGGCTGCAGGCGGACCGGTCTAATTCGCCGCACCCGCCCGCGGCGCTGATGGTCGAGGGCCGCGTGCTCTCCGAGCTCGTTTCGTGCTGCCGGGAGGTGGACGAAGGGTACCAGGCGCTGATGGCGCACAAGAAGGAGGCGGCGTGGAGGCTGAAGAGGGTGGAGCTGCAGCTCGAGTCGGAGAAGGCGAGCAAGAGGagggagaagatggaggagatcGAGGCGAAGGTGCGCGCGCTGAGGGAGGAGCAGAGGCTGGCGATGGAGAGGATCGACGCCGAGTACCGGGAGCAGATCGCGGGGCTGAGGAGGGACGCCGATGCCAAGGAGCAGAAGCTGGTGGAGCAGTGGGCCGCCAAGCACGTCCGCCTCAGCAAATTCCTGGAGCAGGTCGGCAGCAGTGGCGGCGGCTGCGGCCGCCCGTGGCCGCCGACCGGCCGGGAGGAATAG
- the LOC109727891 gene encoding kinesin-like protein KIN-10C, which produces MANLSSSRVRVVLRVRPFLTSEIDSEETKQIPCITVLDPQSSGEVTVHLKDQWTSRNECYKLDSFFGQEDRVAQIFDKEASAVIPGIFQGLNATVFAYGATGSGKTYTMQGTENEPGLIPLTMSTIFNLRETTQYSVDIAYYEVYMDRCYDLLEPKAKEVIAMDDKEGRVQLKGLSWASVNSMDEFTEVYSAGVQRRKVAHTGLNDVSSRSHAVLSVAVTSGNVKGKLNLIDLAGNEDNRKTGNDGIRLQESAKINQSLFALSNVIYALNNNELRIPYRESKLTRILQDSLGGTSQALMIACLNPVSYQEAVHTVSLAARSRHIVNYVGSARKPETPKLKVDMEAKLRAWLESKGKTKSIQRMNGLFSPSQGKTPKSINYPKQHCSVRSSSKATANDQEVSRTKKKILFDTGISSATTGVSHMHQENTNPSELPAENIHMSGKKETTLCKEDTINEQHDIEHENSLLSFSHSSEVEMRETNAYTTSFGTPCNKENLKFPSSDSVGSMGAQIRGLQNSDRKVLFPISTEADNGSSLICLEPKTPRATCGVDEIQIGATPLDKFNAQSSHLKESLVQEYLAFLNVASR; this is translated from the exons atggCGAATTTGTCTTCCTCGCGAGTCAGGGTTGTGTTAAGGGTGCGCCCTTTCCTTACCTCAGAGATCGATTCGGAGGAGACAAAGCAAATCCCCTGCATCACGGTTCTAGATCCCCAATCCAGTGGGGAAGTCACAGTTCACCTCAAGGATCAATGGACTAG CCGAAACGAGTGTTACAAGTTGGATTCTTTCTTCGGGCAAGAGGATCGTGTTGCTCAGATCTTTGATAAAGAGGCTAGCGCCGTTATACCGGGGATTTTTCAAGGATTAAATGCTACGGTGTTTGCTTATGGGGCTACGGGTAGTGGGAAAACCTACACGATGCAG GGCACGGAGAATGAACCTGGACTTATTCCATTAACAATGTCGACCATTTTTAACTTGAGGGAGACCACGCAATATTCGGTGGATATTGCGTACTATGAAGTTTATATGGATCGTTGTTACGATCTACTGGAGCCCAAGGCAAAGGAGGTCATAGCTATGGATGATAAAGAGGGAAGGGTTCAACTTAAAGGACTATCTTGG GCCTCCGTGAACTCGATGGATGAGTTCACTGAAGTCTATTCAGCTGGCGTACAGAGGAGGAAGGTGGCGCACACAGGCCTTAACGATGTCTCGAGTAGAAGCCATGCCGTGCTTTCTGTCGCTGTCACAAGTGGGAATGTCAAAGGGAAACTGAACCTCATAGACTTGGCAG GTAATGAGGATAATAGGAAAACTGGCAATGACGGAATCCGTCTTCAAGAGAGCGCCAAGATTAACCAATCTTTGTTTGCTTTATCCAATGTCATATATGCTCTGAACAACAACGAGCTGCGGATTCCTTACCGCGAAAGCAAACTGACTCGGATATTACAGGATTCTCTAGGAGGAACAAGTCAAGCTCTGATGATCGCTTGTCTG AATCCCGTATCCTACCAGGAAGCAGTCCACACAGTCAGCCTAGCTGCAAGATCTCGCCATATTGTGAACTATGTGGGTTCTGCTAGAAAACCAGAGACTCCCAAATTGAAAGTTGATATGGAGGCGAAGCTTCGAGCCTGGTTAGAATCTAAGGGGAAGACCAAGAGTATTCAGAGGATGAATGGGTTATTTTCCCCTTCTCAGGGCAAAACTCCAAAGTCGATAAATTATCCTAAGCAACATTGCTCTGTTCGGTCTTCTTCTAAAGCAACGGCCAACGATCAGGAAGTTTCTAGGACTAAGAAAAA aATACTATTTGACACAGGGATTTCCTCCGCAACCACTGGTGTGTCACATATGCACCAGGAAAATACAAACCCAAGTGAATTACCTGCTGAAAATATACATATGTCGGGCAAAAAA GAAACTACCCTTTGCAAAGAAGATACTATAAATGAACAGCATGATATCGAGCATGAGAATTCACTGTTATCATTCTCCCATAGTTCTGAAGTTGAAATGAGGGAGACAAACGCTTACACCACTAGTTTTG GAACACCGTGTAACAAGGAAAACTTGAAATTCCCTTCGTCTGATTCTGTGGGATCAATGGGTGCTCAAATCAGAGGATTGCAGAACTCTGATAGAAAGGTTCTTTTCCCAATTTCCACCGAAGCAGATAATGGTTCTTCTCTTATTTGCTTAGAGCCAAAAACCCCCAGGGCAACATGCGGTGTAGATGAAATACAAATCGGTGCCACACCGCTTGACAAATTTAATGCACAAAGTTCTCACTTGAAG GAGTCTCTTGTTCAGGAGTATCTTGCATTCCTGAACGTTGCTAGCAGGTAA
- the LOC109728326 gene encoding WAS/WASL-interacting protein family member 2-like gives MASRLRHPPPPPPPPPSSSRSARWRGLILQDLGIHAPTAASSSASAAPLLNLWWRQGPENESTSRPPPQSMVAPPQSMVASGTRKRKYVPYFEKKFKKMCSVPMAAAVAPSVAANSVAPLARSCDRSRRSCCTRRPLCSCGLLRRPLPSRDRWRRSCRTHRPLRRYGFLRRSPFPISRSMAPTLPPPPPPPSLRLPPPPPPSLLPPLPLPRSRDRWRRSCRPFRRLRHLSPIPPTPRSSRCVVDLAAPATLRLSASSAPSPTRDRVGTYLAAPTRKRCHRSRDRKRGAGGAENEGSAGRQDRRHRS, from the coding sequence ATGGCCTCCCGCCTCCGCCACccccctccacctcctccaccgccgccttCGTCATCGAGATCGGCGAGGTGGCGTGGTCTAATTCTTCAAGATTTGGGGATACACGCCcccaccgccgcctcctcctcggccTCTGCCGCCCCCCTCCTCAATCTATGGTGGCGTCAGGGACCCGAAAACGAAAGTACGTCCCGCCCCCCTCCTCAATCTATGGTGGCCCCTCCTCAATCTATGGTGGCGTCAGGGACCCGAAAACGAAAGTACGTCccatattttgaaaaaaagttcaaaaagaTGTGCTCTGTTCCCAtggccgccgccgtcgcccccTCCGTCGCTGCGAATTCCGTCGCCCCACTCGCTCGATCTTGCGATCGGTCGCGCCGATCTTGCTGCACCCGTCGCCCCCTCTGTAGCTGCGGCCTTCTCCGCCGCCCCCTCCCATCTCGTGATCGGTGGCGCCGATCTTGCCGCACCCACCGCCCCCTCCGTCGCTACGGCTTCCTCCGCCGCTCCCCCTTCCCGATCTCGCGATCGATGGCACCGACCTTGCCACCCCCGCCGCCCCCTCCGTCGCTGCGGCTTCCTCCACCGCCCCCTCCGTCGCTGCTGCCTCCTCTACCGCTCCCCCGATCTCGCGATCGGTGGCGCCGATCTTGCCGCCCCTTTCGTCGGCTGCGCCATCTCTCGCCGATCCCCCCCACTCCCCGATCTTCAAGATGCGTGGTCGATCTTGCCGCCCCTGCGACCCTCCGtctctccgcctcctccgccccctCTCCGACTCGCGATCGCGTCGGCACCTATCTTGCTGCCCCTACCCGCAAGAGGTGCCACCGATCGCGCGATCGAAAGAGGGGGGCCGGAGGAGCCGAGAACGAGGGGTCGGCGGGGCGGCAAGATCGGCGCCACCGATCCTGA